TCCTCCGGCAACTGGACCCGCCTGGCCGCCGCCGAAACCGGACGCGACATCCACGACTACAGCTGCGCCGGGGACACCTCCACCACCATGCTCGACCGGGTCGACGACGCAGTCAGGTCCGGCGACCTCGACACCGGGACCGCCACCGTGGTCCTCGCCATCGGCGGCAACGACTTCAGCCACCAGAAGGCAGTCCTCGGCGACACGGTCGGCGACCTGCCCGAAACCCGCGGAAAGGTGCTGGCGAACGTCGCCGAGGCCGTGTCCCGGATCCGGGCGGCCGCACCGGACGCCAGACTGGTCTTCACCGGCTACCTGCCCTCCACCGACGGCCCGAAGGTCTGCCGGGATGCCGGGGCCTCGGTCGACGACGGGCCGCTCAACGACCTGGAGGCCTACATCAGTGCGACGATGGCCCGGGCCGCGGAGGCCGCCGGGGCGTCCTACGTCGACGTGAGGGACGCCGCCGCCGGCAACTCCACCTGCAGCCCGGTCGGCACCCGCTATGTCTCCGGGTCGGACGACGGATCGTCCGATGTGCTGCTGAAATGGCACCCCACCCAGGCGGGCAACCGGTTCATGGCCGACCAGCTCATCCCGGAGCTCTAGACCGGCCCCGGCCCGGTGCGGCTCAGTCCCGTGCCGCGGCCGGGTAGACGGCGTCCAGTTCGGCGAGCCAGGCCCGCGCATTGCCGTCCGACGGTGCCCGCCAGTCCCCGCGCGGTGACAGCGCGCCCGCCGGGGAGACCTTCGGACCGTTGGGGATCGCACTGCGCTTGAACTGCGAGAAACCGAAGAAGCGCTGCAGGAAGGTCCGTTCCCACCGCACGATCGTCGCCAGGTCGTAGGCGTAGCGGTCGGCGTCGGGGAAGCCGGCCGGCCATTCGCCGGCGTCGGCGTCCTGCCAGGCGTGCCACGCGAGGAAGGCGATCGTGGTGGGCCTCCGGCCCTGCAGGATGTGCCACAGGGTGAAGTCGTGCAGGGCGTACGGCCCGATCGTGTCCTCGGTGGACTGCACCTGGCCGTCCGGGCCGGCCGGGACCAGTTCCGGGCTGATCTCGGTGTCGAGGACGGACTGCAGCACCGCGGCGGCGTCCGCCCCGACGACCGTGCCGTCGGCGATGACCCAGCGGATGAGGTGCTGGATGAGTGTCTTCGGCACACCCGGATTCACCGCATAGTGGCTCATCTGGTCGCCGACACCGTAGGTGCACCAGCCGAGCGCGATCTCGGAGAGGTCCCCGGTGCCCACCACGATGCCGCCGAGCTGGTTGGCCAGGCGGAACAGGTAGTCGGTGCGCAGCCCGGCCTGCACGTTCTCGAAGGTGACGTCGTAGACCGGCTCACCGTCGCCGAACGGGTGGTGCATCTGCCTCAGCATCTCGGTCGCCGCCGGGCGGATGTCGAGGGTCTCCACACTCGCCCCCATCGCCTCGGCGAGCTTCACCGCGTTCGACTTCGTGTGCTCCGAGGTGGCGAAACCGGGCATCGTGTAGGTGAGGATGTCGGAGCGCGGCCGGCCCATCCGGTCCATCGCACGGGCGATGACCAGCAGTGCATGGGTGGAGTCCAGTCCGCCGGAGACCCCCAGCACCGGCTTCGGGTCGCCGATCGCCCGCAGTCGCTGCACCAGCCCGGAGACCTGGATGTTGAAGGTCTCGTAGCAGTCCTGTGCCAGCCGGGCCGGGTCACCGGGGACGAAGGGGAAGCGGGCGATGCGGCGGCGCAGGCCGATCTCACCGGTCGGCGGGTTGAGGGTGAAACCGACGGTGCGGAAGGTGGCGTCCCGCCCGCCGGCGACCGCGCGCCGGTTGTCGTCAAAGGTGCCCTGCCGCCGGCGGGTCGCGACGATGCCGGCGACGTCGACGTCGGCGACGGACCAGCGGGCCCCGTCGGGGAACCGCTCGGTCTCGGCGAGCAGTTCCCCCCGCTCGTGGATCATCGTCAACCCGTCCCAGGAGACGTCGTTGGTGGATTCCCCCTGGCCGGCGGCGGCGTAGACGTAGGCGGCGACGTTGCGTGTCGAGGCGGAGCCGGCCAGCAGGTGCCGGTCGTCGGCGCGCTGCACGGTGACGGGGGAACCGGAGAGGTTCAGCAGCACCGTCGCGCCGTGGAGGGCGGCGAGCGACGACGGCGGGACCGGCACCCACATGTCCTCGCAGATCTCCGCGTGCACGGTCAGTCCGGCGACGTCGGTGGCCTCGAACAGCAGGTCGGTGCCGAAGGGCACCTCGCGCTCCCCCACGCGGATCATCGCGCCGTGGACGTCGTCGCCGGGCGCGTACCAGCGGCGTTCGTAGAACTCGCGGTAGGTCGGCAGATTCGACTTCGGTGTCACACCGAGAATCTCGCCGCGGTGGATGACCACCGCACAGTTGTAGAGCCGGTTGCGCCAGGCCAGCGGGGCGCCGACCACGAGCACCGGGAAGAGCTGTTCGGACGCCGCGCGCACGGTCTCGAGTGCGCCCCGGGCCGCCTCGAGGAGTGTGTCCTGCAGGACGAGGTCGTCGATGGCGTAGCCGGTGAGGCAGAGTTCGGGGAACACGGCGACGGCGACGTGGTCGTCGTGGAGTTCACGGGCGGCGGCCAGCACGGTGCGGGCGTTGGTGGCGGGGTCGGCGACGGCGACCGGGACGGTGACGGCCGCGACGCGGGCGAAGCCGTGGGCGTAGATGCCGGCGGTGGGCTGATCAGGCATGTCCACCAGTGTGCCAGGCGGGTGGTGCCCACCGACCGCCACGGCGTGAAAACCCGGTACTGCGGGTGCCATGTCCGCATCGCGCGACGTGGGGACGGTCGCACCGGGCCCGGACCATCCTCCCGTCGCGCGATGCTCACGTCATCGCTGCGGGGGATCGCGGAGACCGGCCCTACCGCACGGCGAGCTTCTGGGCCTGCTGGTAGCTGACGCCGAGCAGCTTCCCGATGTCGCGGAACGTGAGACCGTCTGAGGAGAGCGCCCGGGCCACGGCCTGCATCGAGGCCGTGGCCTGTGCCTGTGCTTCGCGTGCACGGTCTTTCAGTTCAGCCGCCTCCTGTGCCGCATCCGCAGCCGGCCCTTCGGGGACGACAGTCACCTCCGCGTCTCCGGCGTCCCCGGTGATGTCCGGGAACAGGGCGAGTGCGTCCCGGACCATATCCGGGATCTGGTCGAGCCGACGGGTCTGGGTGAACAGTCCGGGGACCTCGTCCACGGTGACGGTCCACCATCCCTCGTCACGGTTGGCGCGGGCGGTAAAGGTGTTGTTCATGGTCATGCTCCGATCTGTCGCAGAATCTCGATGGCGAATCTGTCCGGAATCTCCCGGTGACGCGGGACCGTCGTGTAGCGGTCACCGATCCAGACTCTTGTGTGGTTGCGTCCTTCCTCGATGCGCAGGGGTTCTCCCAGTGTCTTCGCCCGTCTTCTGATCCTGCGCATGATGTCGCGCCGTGTAGTCATGAGACTAGTCCCCCTGATGCGACGTCTCTAGTCGCTGTAATGCGATTTTTCTGGGCCGCCAACGAACTGTTCATGCCTTATCTGACTCCGCCCGGCTCCGGAAGGTTCCCCGCCGGCGCTGCGGGTGCCATGTCAGCATCGCGCGATGTGGGGATGGTGGCACCGGCCCCGGACCATCCTCCCGTCGCGCGATGCCGACACGGCGGGTCAGTCACCGGACGCCGGCGAGGTTCACGGCGCGGGAATTCCGTCCTCCCCGCGCGTGTTACAGCTCCCATGAGCACACAGGGAAACACCGTCGGAATCATCGGGGCCGGTCTCATCGGGGCCACCGTCGCACGCCTGGCCGTCCAGGGCGGCCATGAGGTCGTCATCAGCAATTCGCGCGGTCCGAGAACACTGCTGCCGCTGGTCGCGGCCCTGGGCCCGAACGCCCGCGCCGCGACCGTCGAAGAGGCTGCGGAGGCCGGGGACATCGTGGTGGTCAGTGTCCCGCTCGGTGCCCTGGCGGACATCCCCGCTGCTGCGCTGGCGGGCAAGACCGTCATCGACACATCGAACTACTACTGGCAGCGCGACGGCCACATCGCCGCCCTCGGCAACCGGGAGATCACCACCTCGCAGCTCCTCCAGGACCGGGTGCCGGACGCCCACGTGGTGAAGGCGTTCAACAACATCAACTTCGCCCATCTCGGACGCCTCGCCCGCCCCGCCGGCTCCCCCGACCGCACCAGCCTGGTCATCGCCGGCGACGATGCGGACGCCAAGGCGCAGGTCACCGCGTTCCTGGACTCGATCGGCTACGGAACGCTGGACGCCGGCCCGCTGTCCGAGGGACGCCGCTTCGACAACGGCCAGCCCGCCTACGGTCGGCCGTACCTGACCCCGGACGCGGACCCGACCGACATCCTGACGATGGGCCCGGGTCAGGCCGCCACCGACGACCAGCTGCGGGCGGCACTCACCGCCGCGGACCTGCCGGACTGAGTTGCCGGGCCTGGTCACCGGGCCTGGTCACCGGACCTGGTCACCGGACCTGGTCACCGGGCCGGGACGCCGTCACACCCCGGTCATGTCCGCCGCCACCGCTTTCGAGTCGACGTCGAGGTGACTGCCCGCGGCGTCGTAGACCCGCGCCTGGCGCACCCCGGCCTCCTCGACCGTCGGCCAGTCGAGGGTGCCGTCGGTGATGAACCGCACCCAGTCGCCGTGCATGGCGTCCGCGAGCTGCTGCGACGGAGCAGCACCGAGGACCGGCTCCACCCCGGGGGCGTCCAGCAGGTCGAAGGAGTAGGGGATGTCGGTGCAGTGCGGGGACAGGTTGCCGCGCGCGGTGCGCCCGTTGAAATCGTAGAGCCAGGTCCCCGCGCCCCCGGCCCGGCGGCGGGCGTCTGCGACCCGGATCGTCCCGGTCCCGAACTGGAGTTCCGAGGCGACGAGACTGTCGGCGAAGGCGTCCCCGATGAAGTCGAGTTCCGCCCCGAACCGGGACAGGGCCGTCTCCCCCACCCCGGCGGCGCGCAGTGCGTCCACGATCTGTGCCCGGGGCCGCGGTGAGGGCATCGGGAATTCCGTCCGATTGCCGCCGAGCAGCAGGGGGATGTCCGCGCCGTGTCCGTCGGCGACTGCGGTGGTGACCGGGGCGGGGAACAGTTCACCGTCGACGGTCGGGGCCCACGCCATCGTCGACGGTGGGGCTGCGCCGGCCCGCAGTGCGCCGGTCACCGACCGGATGTCCGTCGGTTCCGGCGGGTCGAACATGCTGAATCCACCGTACGCGGCGCCGCTGCGCTCGACGTCGAGGATCTGGTCCGGGGTCAGTGACCGCCACCCGTCGGGGGTGCAGGGGATGCCGAGCGTCCCGGCGAGTGTGCCGGATGCCCGGATGACCTCGTCGGCGGGGATGTCGTTGAGCGCCGGCGACTGGGCGATGGCCCGGCGGAACAGTCCGGTCGCGCGGGGGACCGCGAGCAGGTCCAGCACGGAGGTGCCGCCGGCGCTCTGCCCGGCGACGGTCACCCGGTCGGGGTCGCCGCCGAAACCGGCGATGTTGTCGCGTACCCACTCCAGCGCGGCGAGCTGGTCGAGCAGGCCGCGGTTGAGACTGTCCGGGCCGTCGCCGCCGACCCAGCCGAAGCCGTCGAATCCGAGCCGGTAGGAGATGCTGACGGTGACGATGCCGTCGCGGTTGAACGATCGGCCGTCGTACCAGGGGCTGGACGGTGTGCCGGAGATGTAGGCACCGCCGTGGATCCACACAAGTACCGGGAGCCGTGCACCCGGGTCATCCGGTGCGGGGGTGAAGACGTTGAGGTTGAGGGTGGCGTCCCCAGGGATGACGGGTTCGGGGATGGTGGGGGTGTCCGAGAAAGGACGCCGCTGAGGTGTCGGCCCCGGTCGCGTCGCATCGCGGACGCCGGTCCACGGGTCAGGCGGGACCGGGGCGGTGAACCGGAGGTCGCCGACGGGGGCGGCGGCGTAGGGGATGCCGAGGAAGGCGGCGGACCCCTCCCGCCACACGCCGTCCACCCGCCCGGCGGTGGTCTGTGCGCTGACTGTCATGGTTCCACTGTGCCAGCATCCCGCTCGCGTCACCGCCGAATGCCACGGTCAGGACATGGCGACCGCACGCACCGGAGCCCCGTCCGCTCCCGCCACCGGCAGCGGCAGCGCGGTGAATTCCGCCACCGCCGGCAGTTCCGTGAGGCCGCGGAGGTTCTCGATGATCAGGTGGTCCGCCCCCAGGATGATCCTGTGCACCGCGAGGTCGTCCGCTCCGTCCGGGGAGGCCGTATCCACTCCGATCACGTGCACTCCGACCGCGACCAGGGCGGACGCCGCATCCGTGGTGAGCACCGGATGCCGCTGATAGTCGTCGGTTCCCCAGTACCGGTCCCATCCGGTGGCGACGAGCACGACCGGTGGGTATCCACCGGTTTCCCCCCACGCCGCCGCGAGCATCGCCGCGTCGATCCGCTGCCCCGGCACGAGGTCCGGTAGCTGGAGGACGGCGGCGGGCCCGGTGAGTTCCCCGGGCAGGACGCGGTCGACGGTCCGGCCGTCGGGGATGACATGTGCGGGGGCGTCCAGGTGGGTCCCGGAGTGGGTGCCGAGGTGGACCGACCGCACTGAGCAACCGTCGGCGGGGATCGTCAGGACCTCGTCGACCTCCACCTGCGGGTCACCCGGGTAGACGGGCATGCCGGCGCTGAGCGGGTAGGTGAGGTCGTGGAACACGGTACCGGTCATGGCCGCGAGCCTACCGGGATCGACAGTTTTTCCCGGAAACGGATTTCCCGGATTCACCACCCCCGGCCACGGGGAAGCCATCTTCATGAATGGAGCGCCCCTGCCGGGGCCGTCACCGACACATTAGATTAAATGGACCAGGAGAATTATT
This is a stretch of genomic DNA from Corynebacterium nuruki S6-4. It encodes these proteins:
- a CDS encoding GDSL-type esterase/lipase family protein; protein product: MSQHRSRTISRLSNRLSQRTTTGVLGGAAILATGLTLASIAGADSDPGASPDTGHGADYTVAASTDDPADPPRTGPVVAFGDSYFSAPSVPEGLGPCGRSSGNWTRLAAAETGRDIHDYSCAGDTSTTMLDRVDDAVRSGDLDTGTATVVLAIGGNDFSHQKAVLGDTVGDLPETRGKVLANVAEAVSRIRAAAPDARLVFTGYLPSTDGPKVCRDAGASVDDGPLNDLEAYISATMARAAEAAGASYVDVRDAAAGNSTCSPVGTRYVSGSDDGSSDVLLKWHPTQAGNRFMADQLIPEL
- a CDS encoding NAD(+) synthase, which produces MPDQPTAGIYAHGFARVAAVTVPVAVADPATNARTVLAAARELHDDHVAVAVFPELCLTGYAIDDLVLQDTLLEAARGALETVRAASEQLFPVLVVGAPLAWRNRLYNCAVVIHRGEILGVTPKSNLPTYREFYERRWYAPGDDVHGAMIRVGEREVPFGTDLLFEATDVAGLTVHAEICEDMWVPVPPSSLAALHGATVLLNLSGSPVTVQRADDRHLLAGSASTRNVAAYVYAAAGQGESTNDVSWDGLTMIHERGELLAETERFPDGARWSVADVDVAGIVATRRRQGTFDDNRRAVAGGRDATFRTVGFTLNPPTGEIGLRRRIARFPFVPGDPARLAQDCYETFNIQVSGLVQRLRAIGDPKPVLGVSGGLDSTHALLVIARAMDRMGRPRSDILTYTMPGFATSEHTKSNAVKLAEAMGASVETLDIRPAATEMLRQMHHPFGDGEPVYDVTFENVQAGLRTDYLFRLANQLGGIVVGTGDLSEIALGWCTYGVGDQMSHYAVNPGVPKTLIQHLIRWVIADGTVVGADAAAVLQSVLDTEISPELVPAGPDGQVQSTEDTIGPYALHDFTLWHILQGRRPTTIAFLAWHAWQDADAGEWPAGFPDADRYAYDLATIVRWERTFLQRFFGFSQFKRSAIPNGPKVSPAGALSPRGDWRAPSDGNARAWLAELDAVYPAAARD
- a CDS encoding type II toxin-antitoxin system HicB family antitoxin, which gives rise to MNNTFTARANRDEGWWTVTVDEVPGLFTQTRRLDQIPDMVRDALALFPDITGDAGDAEVTVVPEGPAADAAQEAAELKDRAREAQAQATASMQAVARALSSDGLTFRDIGKLLGVSYQQAQKLAVR
- a CDS encoding NADPH-dependent F420 reductase codes for the protein MSTQGNTVGIIGAGLIGATVARLAVQGGHEVVISNSRGPRTLLPLVAALGPNARAATVEEAAEAGDIVVVSVPLGALADIPAAALAGKTVIDTSNYYWQRDGHIAALGNREITTSQLLQDRVPDAHVVKAFNNINFAHLGRLARPAGSPDRTSLVIAGDDADAKAQVTAFLDSIGYGTLDAGPLSEGRRFDNGQPAYGRPYLTPDADPTDILTMGPGQAATDDQLRAALTAADLPD
- a CDS encoding carboxylesterase/lipase family protein → MTVSAQTTAGRVDGVWREGSAAFLGIPYAAAPVGDLRFTAPVPPDPWTGVRDATRPGPTPQRRPFSDTPTIPEPVIPGDATLNLNVFTPAPDDPGARLPVLVWIHGGAYISGTPSSPWYDGRSFNRDGIVTVSISYRLGFDGFGWVGGDGPDSLNRGLLDQLAALEWVRDNIAGFGGDPDRVTVAGQSAGGTSVLDLLAVPRATGLFRRAIAQSPALNDIPADEVIRASGTLAGTLGIPCTPDGWRSLTPDQILDVERSGAAYGGFSMFDPPEPTDIRSVTGALRAGAAPPSTMAWAPTVDGELFPAPVTTAVADGHGADIPLLLGGNRTEFPMPSPRPRAQIVDALRAAGVGETALSRFGAELDFIGDAFADSLVASELQFGTGTIRVADARRRAGGAGTWLYDFNGRTARGNLSPHCTDIPYSFDLLDAPGVEPVLGAAPSQQLADAMHGDWVRFITDGTLDWPTVEEAGVRQARVYDAAGSHLDVDSKAVAADMTGV
- a CDS encoding cyclase family protein; this encodes MTGTVFHDLTYPLSAGMPVYPGDPQVEVDEVLTIPADGCSVRSVHLGTHSGTHLDAPAHVIPDGRTVDRVLPGELTGPAAVLQLPDLVPGQRIDAAMLAAAWGETGGYPPVVLVATGWDRYWGTDDYQRHPVLTTDAASALVAVGVHVIGVDTASPDGADDLAVHRIILGADHLIIENLRGLTELPAVAEFTALPLPVAGADGAPVRAVAMS